A window of the Streptomyces albireticuli genome harbors these coding sequences:
- a CDS encoding MerR family transcriptional regulator: MSVRACSQLDRQRRPQGRDRYTISEVVDYTGLSAHTLRWYERIGLMPHVDRSHTGQRRYTDKDLDWLDLVGKLRLTGMPVADMVRYAQLVREGDHTFAERERLLSAHREDVRRRIAELHSTLDVLDYKIDIYAARRRASEGV, encoded by the coding sequence ATGTCGGTGCGCGCTTGCAGCCAGCTCGACCGGCAGCGGCGCCCGCAAGGGCGCGACCGCTACACGATCAGCGAGGTCGTCGACTACACCGGGCTCAGCGCCCACACCCTGCGCTGGTACGAGCGCATCGGACTGATGCCGCACGTGGACCGCTCGCACACCGGCCAGCGCCGCTACACCGACAAGGACCTGGACTGGCTGGACCTGGTGGGCAAGCTGCGGCTGACCGGGATGCCGGTCGCCGACATGGTCCGCTACGCCCAGCTCGTCCGGGAGGGCGACCACACCTTCGCCGAGCGGGAGCGCCTGCTGAGCGCGCACCGCGAGGACGTACGACGGCGCATCGCCGAGCTGCACAGCACGCTCGACGTCCTCGACTACAAGATCGACATCTATGCCGCCCGCCGCCGGGCGTCCGAAGGGGTCTGA
- a CDS encoding DUF3145 domain-containing protein produces MTTRGVLYVHSAPRALCPHVEWAVAGVLGVRVTLDWIRQPAAPGTWRAEFSWQGQVGTASKLASALRGWHLLRFEVTAEPCPTAEGERYSSTPELGIFHAVTGMHGDILIPEDRLRAALARAGRGETKLEAEVAKLLGKPWDDELEPFRYAGEGAPVRWLHQVV; encoded by the coding sequence GTGACGACACGTGGAGTTCTCTACGTGCACTCCGCGCCGCGCGCGCTGTGCCCGCACGTCGAATGGGCCGTCGCGGGCGTGCTCGGCGTGCGCGTCACACTCGACTGGATCCGACAACCCGCCGCGCCCGGCACCTGGCGTGCCGAATTCTCCTGGCAGGGTCAGGTCGGCACCGCGTCCAAACTCGCCTCCGCGCTGCGCGGCTGGCATCTCCTGCGCTTCGAGGTGACCGCCGAGCCCTGTCCCACGGCGGAGGGCGAGCGCTACAGCTCCACGCCCGAGCTCGGCATCTTCCACGCGGTCACCGGCATGCACGGCGACATCCTCATTCCCGAGGACCGGCTGCGCGCGGCGCTCGCCCGCGCCGGCCGGGGCGAGACCAAGCTGGAGGCCGAGGTGGCGAAGCTGCTCGGCAAGCCCTGGGACGACGAGCTGGAGCCGTTCCGGTACGCGGGCGAGGGCGCGCCCGTGCGGTGGCTGCACCAGGTGGTGTGA
- a CDS encoding DUF5753 domain-containing protein, whose protein sequence is MRGRRIRPGRGRTARTGWWEGFRGVLPAGLLDIAELEWHADRVLTMQVVHLPGLLHTEDYARAIFGAVLPAMPRLEVELRVAHRMQRQQVFERSKPLPYVGFIHEAALRMQFGGRKVTRDQLNYLLAVSDRPDLVLRVLPVERGAFPGSGSAVLYAEGAVPQLDTVQLDSTDGPGFVHAESLLSKYREHLDWMDAESLSPEQSRDFIRRVSHDL, encoded by the coding sequence GTGCGGGGTCGACGAATACGGCCAGGTCGTGGCCGTACAGCGCGGACCGGCTGGTGGGAGGGATTCCGCGGTGTTCTGCCCGCAGGCCTTCTGGACATCGCCGAGTTGGAATGGCATGCCGATCGGGTACTCACCATGCAGGTCGTGCACCTGCCAGGGCTCCTCCACACGGAGGACTATGCCAGAGCGATCTTCGGGGCGGTGCTTCCCGCGATGCCCCGGCTGGAGGTGGAGCTCCGTGTCGCACATCGGATGCAGCGGCAGCAAGTCTTCGAGCGAAGCAAGCCGCTTCCCTACGTGGGCTTCATCCACGAGGCCGCGTTGCGCATGCAGTTCGGCGGGCGGAAGGTCACCCGTGATCAGCTGAATTACCTTCTTGCCGTATCGGATCGACCTGATCTCGTGCTCCGCGTTCTCCCTGTGGAGAGAGGGGCGTTTCCGGGATCCGGCTCAGCGGTGCTCTATGCGGAGGGGGCGGTCCCCCAGCTCGACACCGTCCAGCTCGACTCGACCGACGGTCCGGGATTCGTACATGCGGAGTCCCTGCTGTCCAAGTATCGCGAGCACCTGGACTGGATGGACGCGGAGTCGCTGAGCCCCGAGCAGTCGCGCGACTTCATCCGCCGTGTCTCACATGACCTTTGA
- the fabF gene encoding beta-ketoacyl-ACP synthase II, whose protein sequence is MNPTNRTVVVTGIGATTPLGGDSASTWEGMLAGRSGARPLEGERFADLPVRIAARAAVDPEDVLPRPLTRKLDRSAQFALIAAREAWADAGYTAKAGEDPSVAPERLGTVIASGIGGVTTLLDQYDVLKEKGVRRVSPHTVPMLMPNSPSANVGLEVGAQAGVHTPVSACASGAEAIGYAVEMIRTGRADVVVAGGTEAAIHPLPIVAFANMMAMSKNNDEPEKASRPYDKARDGFVLGEGAGVVILESAEHAARRGARVYCEVLGQGLSADSHHIAQPEPTGRGIAAALQNLLDATDLKPSEVVHLNAHATSTPQGDAAEVKALRKILGDDLDHVAISATKSMTGHLLGGAGGIETVATVLALYHRVAPPTINIDEMDEDIDADVVRGEPRPLPEGSIAAINNSFGFGGHNVVLALRSV, encoded by the coding sequence GTGAACCCGACCAATCGCACCGTGGTCGTCACCGGTATCGGCGCAACCACACCGCTGGGTGGCGACAGCGCATCGACCTGGGAAGGCATGCTCGCCGGCCGGTCCGGCGCGCGCCCCCTCGAAGGCGAGCGCTTCGCCGACCTCCCGGTCCGCATCGCCGCCCGCGCGGCGGTGGACCCCGAGGACGTCCTGCCCCGCCCGCTCACCCGCAAGCTGGACCGGTCGGCCCAGTTCGCGCTGATCGCCGCCCGTGAGGCCTGGGCCGACGCGGGCTACACCGCCAAGGCCGGCGAGGACCCCTCCGTCGCGCCCGAGCGCCTCGGCACCGTCATCGCCTCCGGCATCGGCGGTGTGACGACCCTGCTCGACCAGTACGACGTGCTCAAGGAGAAGGGCGTCCGCCGCGTCTCCCCGCACACCGTGCCCATGCTGATGCCCAACAGCCCGTCCGCCAACGTCGGCCTGGAGGTGGGCGCCCAGGCGGGTGTGCACACCCCGGTCAGCGCCTGCGCGTCCGGCGCCGAGGCGATCGGCTACGCCGTCGAGATGATCCGCACCGGCCGTGCCGACGTGGTCGTCGCCGGCGGCACCGAGGCGGCCATCCACCCCCTCCCCATCGTGGCCTTCGCCAACATGATGGCGATGTCGAAGAACAACGACGAGCCCGAGAAGGCCTCCCGCCCGTACGACAAGGCCCGTGACGGCTTCGTCCTCGGCGAGGGCGCCGGCGTCGTCATCCTGGAGTCGGCCGAGCACGCCGCCCGGCGCGGCGCCCGCGTCTACTGCGAGGTGCTGGGCCAGGGCCTGTCCGCCGACAGCCACCACATCGCCCAGCCGGAGCCGACGGGCCGCGGCATCGCCGCCGCCCTCCAGAACCTGCTGGACGCAACGGACCTCAAGCCGTCCGAGGTCGTCCACCTCAACGCGCACGCCACGTCCACCCCGCAGGGTGACGCGGCCGAGGTCAAGGCGCTCCGCAAGATCCTCGGTGACGACCTCGACCACGTCGCGATCTCCGCGACCAAGTCGATGACCGGTCACCTGCTGGGCGGCGCCGGCGGCATCGAGACGGTCGCGACCGTCCTCGCCCTGTACCACCGGGTGGCCCCGCCGACCATCAACATCGACGAGATGGACGAGGACATCGACGCGGACGTCGTCCGCGGCGAGCCCCGCCCGCTCCCCGAGGGCTCCATCGCGGCGATCAACAACTCCTTCGGGTTCGGCGGCCACAACGTGGTCCTCGCGCTCCGTTCGGTCTGA
- a CDS encoding CU044_5270 family protein gives MKRTPGRRHEPIGHTEFDLLLPAPADPALSPGRHAQLKEHLMDEILTSRAEAASGTAGAPRPPRRLRRAAWIALPVAATLAVGALAVGPWDLGGSKDDGVQALTGPHPEPPTVTLEPGSTKNLAAAVDHISLAAARQPVLEPRKDQYVYIESQVSFRRSLKAGGKEESWVDPLHKRQIWMSPDGTKGWLYEPGDSFGEKKGQDLDDGPHRDSSHRHSYDAMKALPTDPDALLAKLYPEGGKMGDPEADWDAFKESGSMLHEQLAPPETSAALYKAAARIPGVTLVENTTDAKGRPGIAVAFVRGDSRFEWIFDKSTYAYLGQREVLLKETDGMKPGTVVGQTSVVTRAVVDAEKELPGGEKL, from the coding sequence ATGAAGCGCACCCCCGGGCGACGGCACGAGCCGATCGGCCACACCGAGTTCGACCTGCTGCTGCCGGCCCCCGCCGACCCCGCCCTCTCCCCCGGCCGGCACGCCCAGCTCAAGGAGCACCTGATGGACGAGATCCTGACCAGCCGCGCCGAAGCCGCCTCCGGCACCGCCGGGGCGCCCCGCCCCCCGCGGCGGCTGCGGCGCGCGGCCTGGATCGCCCTGCCGGTGGCCGCGACCCTGGCCGTCGGCGCCCTCGCCGTCGGACCGTGGGACCTGGGAGGTTCCAAGGACGACGGCGTACAGGCGCTCACAGGGCCGCACCCCGAGCCGCCCACCGTCACGCTGGAGCCCGGCAGCACCAAGAACCTCGCGGCCGCCGTCGACCACATCTCGCTCGCGGCCGCGCGGCAGCCGGTGCTGGAGCCCCGGAAGGACCAGTACGTCTACATCGAGAGCCAGGTGTCGTTCAGGCGGAGCCTGAAGGCCGGTGGCAAGGAGGAGAGCTGGGTCGACCCCCTGCACAAGCGCCAGATCTGGATGTCGCCGGACGGCACCAAGGGCTGGCTGTACGAGCCGGGTGACAGCTTCGGGGAGAAGAAGGGGCAGGACCTGGACGACGGGCCGCACCGCGACAGCTCCCACCGTCACTCCTACGACGCCATGAAGGCGCTGCCCACCGACCCCGACGCGCTCCTTGCGAAGCTCTACCCCGAAGGCGGAAAAATGGGCGACCCGGAAGCCGACTGGGACGCGTTCAAGGAGAGCGGCTCGATGCTGCACGAGCAGCTCGCGCCGCCGGAGACGAGCGCCGCCCTCTACAAGGCGGCGGCGAGGATCCCGGGCGTCACGCTCGTCGAGAACACCACGGACGCGAAGGGCCGGCCGGGCATCGCCGTCGCCTTCGTCCGGGGCGACAGCCGCTTCGAGTGGATCTTCGACAAGTCCACCTACGCGTACCTCGGCCAGCGCGAGGTGCTGCTGAAGGAGACCGACGGAATGAAGCCCGGCACCGTGGTCGGTCAGACCTCGGTGGTCACCCGGGCCGTGGTGGACGCCGAGAAGGAGCTGCCGGGAGGCGAAAAGCTCTGA
- a CDS encoding PucR family transcriptional regulator has translation MPEPAANTPHPHSATLRRLEKSAGTLAAAAIARMDAQLPWYRAMPPENRSWIGLVAQAGIAAFTEWFRHPETPQAISTDVFGTAPRELTRAITLRQTVEMVRTTIEVMESAIDEVAAPGDESVLREALLVYAREIAFATAQVYAQAAEARGAWDARLESLVVNAVLSGEADEGALSRAAALGWNSPAHVAVVLGTAPNGDSELTVEAIRRASRHAKLQVLTGVLGDRLVVIAGGSDNPLQAAKALIGPFAAGPVVAGPVVSDLLAATRSAQAAAAGLKACAAWPDAPRPVLADDLLPERAMAGDATAREQLVEEIYRPLEEAGSALLETLSVYLEQASSLEGAARMLFVHPNTVRYRLRRVTDVTGWSPSDVRSAFTLRIALILGRLADADTSA, from the coding sequence GTGCCTGAACCCGCCGCTAACACCCCGCATCCGCACAGCGCCACCCTGCGCCGCCTGGAGAAGTCCGCCGGAACGCTGGCCGCCGCCGCCATCGCCCGGATGGACGCCCAGCTGCCGTGGTACCGGGCGATGCCCCCGGAGAACCGCTCCTGGATCGGCCTGGTCGCCCAGGCGGGCATCGCGGCCTTCACCGAGTGGTTCCGGCATCCGGAGACCCCCCAGGCGATCAGCACGGATGTCTTCGGCACGGCCCCGCGCGAGCTGACGCGGGCGATCACTTTGCGCCAGACGGTGGAGATGGTGCGCACCACCATCGAGGTCATGGAGTCGGCGATCGACGAGGTCGCCGCCCCGGGCGACGAGTCGGTGCTGCGCGAGGCGCTGCTCGTCTACGCCCGGGAGATCGCCTTCGCCACCGCGCAGGTGTACGCCCAGGCGGCGGAGGCGCGCGGCGCCTGGGACGCCCGCCTGGAGTCGCTGGTGGTCAACGCGGTGCTGTCGGGCGAGGCCGACGAGGGGGCGCTGTCCCGGGCGGCCGCCCTCGGCTGGAACTCGCCGGCGCATGTCGCGGTGGTGCTGGGCACCGCCCCGAACGGGGACAGCGAGCTGACGGTCGAGGCGATCCGGCGGGCGTCGCGGCACGCCAAGCTCCAGGTCCTGACGGGGGTGCTCGGGGACCGTCTGGTGGTGATCGCGGGTGGCTCCGACAATCCGCTCCAGGCGGCGAAGGCCCTGATCGGGCCGTTCGCGGCCGGTCCCGTGGTGGCCGGTCCGGTGGTCTCCGACCTGCTGGCGGCGACCCGCTCCGCGCAGGCGGCGGCGGCCGGTCTGAAGGCCTGCGCGGCCTGGCCGGACGCGCCCCGCCCGGTGCTGGCGGACGATCTTCTTCCGGAGCGCGCGATGGCCGGCGACGCCACGGCCCGCGAGCAGTTGGTGGAGGAGATCTACAGACCGCTGGAGGAAGCGGGCTCGGCGCTGCTGGAGACCCTGAGCGTCTATCTGGAACAGGCGAGTAGCCTTGAGGGTGCGGCGAGGATGCTCTTCGTGCACCCGAACACCGTGAGATACCGCCTCCGACGTGTGACGGACGTCACCGGATGGTCACCGTCCGATGTGCGCTCCGCTTTCACATTGCGGATCGCGCTCATCCTGGGCCGTCTGGCAGACGCCGACACGTCCGCCTAG
- a CDS encoding SGNH/GDSL hydrolase family protein encodes MRGNAIRKVRGALRGTVAVVAAVSAALLVTSCDDGGDAKSGAGQGAAAVRPSPSPTSGWNPRPQSIASLGDSITRGFDACSVLKDCPEASWATGTKVDSLARRLLPSPATSSWNFAKTGARMADLPDQMRTAVQRKPQLVTVLVGANDACRNQVSYMTPVDDFRADFETSVTELRKALPKSQLYVAGVPDLKRLWTSGRNNSIAKAVWKLGICPTMLRDPDSQDPAAEERRAQVDKRVGEYNAVLKDVCRRDKLCRYDDSVHSYDFDGDQLSKWDWFHPSKNGQGRLADMAYREITAVRPTA; translated from the coding sequence ATGCGCGGCAACGCGATACGCAAGGTGCGCGGGGCCCTGCGGGGCACCGTCGCGGTGGTCGCGGCGGTTTCGGCGGCCCTTCTCGTCACGTCCTGTGACGACGGTGGCGATGCCAAGAGCGGCGCCGGCCAGGGCGCCGCGGCCGTGCGGCCGAGCCCCTCCCCCACCTCCGGCTGGAACCCGAGACCGCAGTCGATCGCCTCCCTCGGCGACTCCATCACGCGCGGCTTCGACGCCTGCTCGGTCCTCAAGGACTGCCCCGAGGCCTCCTGGGCCACCGGCACCAAGGTCGACAGCCTCGCCCGCCGGCTGCTTCCCTCCCCCGCCACCAGCAGCTGGAACTTCGCGAAGACCGGCGCCCGCATGGCCGACCTCCCGGACCAGATGCGGACGGCCGTCCAGCGGAAGCCGCAGCTGGTGACCGTACTCGTCGGCGCCAACGACGCGTGCCGCAACCAGGTCTCCTACATGACCCCCGTCGACGACTTCCGCGCCGACTTCGAGACCTCGGTCACGGAGCTGCGCAAGGCGCTGCCCAAGTCCCAGCTGTACGTCGCCGGCGTGCCGGACCTGAAGCGCCTCTGGACGTCCGGGCGGAACAACAGCATCGCGAAGGCGGTCTGGAAGCTGGGCATCTGCCCGACGATGCTCCGCGACCCGGACTCCCAGGACCCCGCCGCGGAGGAGCGCCGCGCACAGGTGGACAAGCGGGTCGGCGAGTACAACGCCGTCCTGAAGGACGTGTGCCGGCGGGACAAGCTGTGCCGCTACGACGACTCGGTCCACAGCTACGACTTCGACGGCGACCAGCTCAGCAAGTGGGACTGGTTCCACCCGAGCAAGAACGGCCAGGGCCGCCTCGCCGACATGGCGTACCGCGAGATCACGGCGGTGCGGCCGACGGCGTGA
- a CDS encoding serine hydrolase domain-containing protein: MESLRMIENWPVPTAAAAVVRSDGSTAGSYGPTGHRFPLASVTKPLAAYAALLAVEEGAVELDEPAGPEGSTVRHLLAHTSGLAFDEHRPMAEPGTRRLYSNAGFEVLGDHIAKATDIPFPEYLREAVLEPLGMAATDLPGSPAKDGVSTVDDLARFAAELQAPRLLSRTTLDEATSVAFPGLTGVLPGYGHQRPNDWGLGFEIRDGKSPHWTGASSSPRTFGHFGQSGTFLWVDPEAGAACVALADRPFGPWAVEAWPPLTDAVLAELGAA, encoded by the coding sequence ATGGAGAGCCTGCGCATGATCGAAAACTGGCCGGTCCCCACCGCCGCCGCGGCGGTCGTCCGGTCCGACGGCAGTACGGCGGGGTCCTACGGGCCGACCGGCCACCGATTCCCGCTCGCCTCCGTCACCAAACCGCTCGCCGCGTACGCCGCGCTGCTGGCGGTCGAGGAGGGCGCGGTCGAGCTGGACGAGCCGGCCGGTCCCGAGGGTTCCACGGTCCGGCACCTGCTCGCGCACACCTCGGGCCTGGCGTTCGACGAGCACCGGCCGATGGCCGAGCCGGGGACCCGGCGGCTGTACTCCAACGCCGGCTTCGAGGTGCTCGGCGACCATATCGCCAAGGCGACGGACATCCCGTTCCCGGAGTACCTGCGGGAGGCCGTGCTGGAGCCGCTCGGCATGGCGGCGACGGACCTTCCGGGCTCTCCGGCCAAGGACGGCGTCTCGACCGTCGACGATCTGGCCCGCTTCGCGGCCGAGCTCCAGGCGCCGCGGCTGCTGTCGCGCACGACGCTGGACGAGGCGACGTCGGTGGCCTTCCCGGGCCTGACCGGCGTCCTGCCGGGGTACGGGCACCAGCGCCCCAACGACTGGGGCCTCGGCTTCGAGATCCGCGACGGCAAGTCGCCGCACTGGACGGGCGCGTCGTCGTCGCCCCGGACGTTCGGGCACTTCGGCCAGTCGGGCACGTTCCTGTGGGTGGACCCGGAGGCGGGCGCGGCGTGCGTCGCCCTGGCGGACCGCCCGTTCGGCCCGTGGGCGGTGGAGGCATGGCCGCCCCTGACGGACGCGGTCCTGGCGGAGCTCGGCGCGGCTTGA
- a CDS encoding RNA polymerase sigma factor — protein sequence MHDRIRRGEPGAFRELFDAHAGLVYRHAARVTGDRSLAEDVVSLTFLEAWRLRERLRDEGDSPRPWLMGIAVNVLRNTARAARRHERALARVPVRDTLPDFATELVSRMADAEQLAAAKAALGKLRRSEREVVTLCVWSGLSYPEAAEALGVPVGTVRSRLSRARDRLRKLAERELRENADGAARRGPPPGPARPAQTPQTPQSPQTPRTSQLPQMPRSPQKEDRNR from the coding sequence ATGCACGACCGCATACGCCGCGGGGAGCCCGGAGCGTTCCGGGAGCTCTTCGACGCCCATGCCGGCCTGGTCTACCGGCACGCCGCCCGGGTCACGGGCGACCGGTCGCTGGCCGAGGACGTCGTCTCGCTGACCTTCCTGGAGGCCTGGCGGCTACGGGAGAGGCTGCGCGACGAAGGGGACAGCCCGCGCCCGTGGCTGATGGGCATCGCCGTGAACGTGCTCCGCAACACCGCCCGGGCCGCCCGCCGCCACGAGCGGGCGCTGGCCCGCGTGCCGGTACGGGACACCCTGCCGGACTTCGCCACCGAGCTCGTGAGCCGGATGGCCGACGCCGAGCAGCTGGCCGCCGCCAAGGCGGCGCTGGGCAAGCTGCGCCGCTCCGAGCGCGAGGTGGTGACCCTGTGCGTCTGGTCCGGCCTGAGCTACCCCGAGGCCGCCGAGGCCCTGGGCGTACCCGTCGGCACCGTACGGTCCCGGCTGTCCAGGGCGCGTGACCGGCTGCGCAAGCTGGCCGAGCGCGAGCTCCGCGAGAACGCCGACGGAGCGGCGCGGCGGGGGCCGCCGCCTGGGCCCGCACGCCCCGCGCAGACCCCGCAGACACCCCAGAGCCCGCAGACACCCCGGACGTCACAGCTGCCGCAGATGCCGCGGTCGCCGCAGAAGGAGGACCGGAACCGATGA
- a CDS encoding ketoacyl-ACP synthase III, which yields MTAKIRPSKGAPYARILGVGGYRPTRVVPNEEILKHIDSSDEWIRSRSGIATRHWAGPEETVAAMSVEAAGKAIADAGLRPEQIGGVIVSTVSHFHQTPAVATEIAHRIGAGKPAAFDISAGCAGFGYGLTLAKGMVVEGSAEYVVVIGVERLSDLTDLEDRATAFLFGDGAGAVVVGPSKEPAIGPTVWGSEGDKSGTIKQTVGWDEYRTTPVPGGSGPETRQALEEIRFPAITQEGQAVFRWAVFEMAKVAQQALDEAGIGADELDVFIPHQANMRIIDSMVKTLKLPDTVTVARDVETTGNTSAASIPLAMERLLATGAAKSGDTALVIGFGAGLVYAATVVTLP from the coding sequence ATGACCGCGAAGATCAGGCCCAGCAAGGGCGCCCCCTACGCGCGCATCCTCGGCGTGGGCGGCTACCGCCCCACGCGGGTGGTTCCCAACGAGGAGATCCTCAAGCACATCGACTCGTCCGACGAGTGGATCCGCTCCCGCTCCGGCATCGCCACCCGGCACTGGGCGGGCCCCGAGGAGACGGTCGCCGCGATGTCCGTCGAGGCGGCCGGCAAGGCCATCGCCGACGCGGGCCTGCGGCCCGAGCAGATCGGCGGCGTGATCGTCTCCACGGTCTCGCACTTCCACCAGACCCCGGCGGTCGCGACCGAGATCGCGCACCGGATCGGCGCCGGCAAGCCGGCGGCCTTCGACATCTCGGCCGGCTGCGCGGGCTTCGGCTACGGCCTGACGCTCGCCAAGGGCATGGTCGTCGAGGGCTCCGCCGAGTACGTCGTGGTCATCGGCGTCGAGCGGCTGTCCGACCTGACCGACCTGGAGGACCGCGCGACGGCCTTCCTGTTCGGCGACGGCGCGGGCGCCGTGGTCGTCGGCCCGTCGAAGGAGCCGGCGATCGGCCCGACGGTCTGGGGTTCGGAGGGCGACAAGTCCGGGACCATCAAGCAGACGGTGGGCTGGGACGAGTACCGCACGACGCCGGTCCCCGGCGGCAGCGGCCCCGAGACCCGGCAGGCGCTGGAGGAGATCCGCTTCCCGGCCATCACCCAGGAGGGCCAGGCGGTCTTCCGCTGGGCCGTCTTCGAGATGGCCAAGGTCGCCCAGCAGGCGCTGGACGAGGCCGGCATCGGCGCCGACGAGCTGGACGTCTTCATCCCGCACCAGGCCAACATGCGCATCATCGACTCGATGGTGAAGACCCTCAAGCTGCCGGACACCGTCACGGTCGCCCGTGACGTGGAGACCACCGGCAACACCTCCGCGGCCTCCATCCCGCTGGCCATGGAGCGCCTCCTGGCCACCGGGGCGGCGAAGAGCGGGGACACGGCGCTCGTCATCGGGTTCGGGGCGGGTCTCGTCTACGCCGCCACGGTCGTTACCCTCCCCTAG
- a CDS encoding ACP S-malonyltransferase — MLVLVAPGQGAQTPGFLTPWLDLPGVADRLREWSAAIDLDLVHYGTNADADEIRDTAVAQPLLVASALLSARQLFATAEDVTRLVGAAAGHSVGELAAAALTGVLPDEAALELVRKRGLAMAEAAAVTETGMSALLGGEPEVVLPHLEKLGLTPANVNGAGQIVAAGTAEQLAALAEDKPEGTRRVVALKVAGAFHTHHMAPAVVALEEAARELTVADPHTRYVSNKDGAVVTTGEDVVRRLVGQVANPVRWDLCMETFKELGVTAIIELAPGGTLVGIAKRALPGVKTLALKTPADLDAARALIAEYATDAATPAASPAE; from the coding sequence GTGCTCGTACTCGTCGCTCCCGGCCAGGGCGCTCAGACGCCCGGCTTCCTGACTCCCTGGCTCGACCTCCCCGGTGTCGCTGACCGACTCCGTGAGTGGTCGGCCGCCATCGACCTGGACCTGGTCCACTACGGCACGAACGCCGACGCGGACGAGATTCGCGACACCGCCGTGGCCCAGCCGCTGCTGGTGGCCTCCGCGCTGCTCTCCGCGCGGCAGCTCTTCGCGACGGCCGAGGACGTGACCCGCCTGGTCGGCGCCGCCGCCGGGCACAGCGTCGGCGAGCTCGCCGCGGCCGCCCTGACCGGTGTGCTGCCGGACGAGGCCGCCCTGGAGCTCGTGCGCAAGCGCGGTCTGGCCATGGCCGAGGCCGCCGCCGTCACCGAGACCGGCATGTCGGCGCTGCTGGGCGGTGAGCCCGAGGTCGTGCTGCCGCACCTGGAGAAGCTCGGCCTGACCCCGGCGAACGTCAACGGCGCGGGCCAGATCGTGGCCGCGGGCACCGCCGAGCAGCTGGCGGCGCTGGCCGAGGACAAGCCCGAGGGCACCCGCCGCGTCGTCGCGCTGAAGGTCGCCGGCGCCTTCCACACCCACCACATGGCCCCGGCCGTGGTGGCCCTGGAGGAGGCCGCGCGCGAGCTGACGGTCGCGGACCCGCACACCCGCTACGTCTCCAACAAGGACGGCGCGGTCGTCACCACCGGCGAGGACGTCGTCCGCCGGCTGGTCGGCCAGGTGGCCAACCCGGTCCGCTGGGACCTGTGCATGGAGACCTTCAAGGAGCTCGGCGTCACCGCGATCATCGAGCTCGCCCCCGGCGGCACCCTGGTGGGCATCGCCAAGCGCGCCCTGCCCGGCGTCAAGACGCTCGCGCTCAAGACCCCGGCCGACCTCGATGCGGCCCGCGCTCTGATCGCCGAGTACGCCACCGACGCCGCTACGCCGGCCGCCTCCCCGGCCGAATAA
- a CDS encoding acyl carrier protein, translating into MATQEEIVKGFAEIVNEIAGIPVEDVQLDKSFTDDLDVDSLSMVEVVVAAEERFDVKIPDEDVKNLKTVGDAAEYILKNQG; encoded by the coding sequence ATGGCCACCCAGGAAGAGATCGTCAAGGGTTTCGCCGAGATCGTCAACGAGATCGCCGGCATCCCGGTCGAGGACGTCCAGCTGGACAAGTCCTTCACCGACGACCTGGACGTCGACTCGCTGTCCATGGTCGAGGTCGTCGTCGCCGCTGAGGAGCGCTTCGACGTCAAGATCCCCGACGAGGACGTCAAGAACCTGAAGACGGTCGGCGACGCCGCCGAGTACATCCTCAAGAACCAGGGCTGA
- a CDS encoding pirin family protein: MTHVRRAVQRAGERFPGGDPEAGIETWHAFSFSGFYDPDNVRFGPLAACNEEHLAAGAGFAMHPHRDVEIVTWVVEGELTHEDSAGHATVVRPGDLQRLSAGSGVRHSERNESAGPLRFVQMWLTPSDYGGEPSYEVVRGVSESTPYALARADAVLHVRRAGDGGTIALPDAPWVYVHVVRGVVRVEAGGSSEALSAGDAVRVLDAEGVVVGVEVAAELLVWEMHAEPRFG; this comes from the coding sequence ATGACGCACGTGCGACGCGCCGTACAGCGCGCCGGGGAGCGCTTCCCCGGCGGGGACCCCGAGGCCGGCATCGAGACCTGGCACGCCTTCTCCTTCTCGGGCTTCTACGACCCCGACAACGTCCGGTTCGGGCCCCTCGCCGCCTGCAACGAGGAGCACCTCGCGGCCGGTGCGGGCTTCGCGATGCACCCGCACCGCGACGTCGAGATCGTCACCTGGGTCGTCGAGGGCGAGCTCACCCACGAGGACTCGGCGGGCCACGCCACGGTCGTACGGCCGGGGGACCTCCAGCGCCTCAGCGCGGGATCGGGCGTGCGGCACTCGGAACGCAACGAGTCGGCGGGCCCGCTCCGCTTCGTACAGATGTGGCTCACCCCTTCGGATTACGGCGGCGAACCGTCGTACGAGGTGGTGCGGGGCGTCTCCGAGAGCACGCCGTACGCCCTGGCGCGGGCGGACGCGGTGCTGCACGTACGGCGGGCGGGCGACGGGGGGACGATCGCGCTGCCGGACGCGCCGTGGGTGTACGTGCATGTGGTGCGGGGGGTGGTGCGGGTGGAGGCCGGCGGGTCTTCGGAGGCGCTGTCCGCGGGGGACGCGGTGCGGGTGCTCGATGCCGAGGGTGTGGTGGTGGGGGTCGAGGTGGCGGCGGAGCTGCTGGTGTGGGAGATGCACGCGGAGCCGCGGTTCGGGTGA